Below is a window of marine bacterium B5-7 DNA.
ATAGCCGTTACAACTTACCCTTTGCGAAAGTTAAATCATCGGTTAAGAAAGCGGTTGCGGAACAAAAAGCCCAGCAGCAATTTGCTGACGTTGCTGATCAGTTAGCAAACTTAACTTATGCTAACCCAGATAGTTTAGAGGCTGCTGCAACACAATTGCATTTGACTGAGCAACAGACGGGTTGGTTGACGAAGCAAGGTGGAAAAACGACCTTATTAAAAAATAGCGCGGTGTTGCATGCTGCATTTGGTGCGGATGTGTTGGCACAGGGCAATAACAGCGATGTGATCAATGTCGATCCGGAAACGGTCGTCGTGATTCGTGTTGCGCAACATACCGCCGCAGCGCCTAAGCCTTTTGCACAAGTAAAACCAGAAATTAAACATGCCTTGCAAGGTCAGCGTGCTTTAGCCAAAGCGGGCGCCTTAGCTGCTCACGTGATGGCGGCTTTACGTCACGGTCAGTCTGCGGCCGCTGTGGCCAAGCAATATCAGCTGACATGGCGCGACCAACAACAGACATCGCATGGTGACAAGAATACTTCATTGTTAACGCAAGCCGTCTTTGCTTTACCATTGCCTGGTAAGCAAGCGGATCCCGCAGCTGTGACCCTGGCTAATGGCGTGGTGGTGGTGATGCTAGATAAGGTCACACCAGCAAGCCTGAAGCCTTCAGAGAGCGGCTACAACGCCTTTCGTGATGAGGTAGCCCATGCCGATGGTGAGCTGGCTAGCAAGCTCTATCTGCAGGGCTTAATTGCCCAGGCCAAGCTAAGCCCTGCGACGGTACGTGATAGCCTAGGCTAAGCCTAAGCCCGTCATCCTATTACCACGGTACTGCCAGGAGATGCCGCATCAAGTGTGGCATGACAGTGTAAATTCCCCCATCAAGATCACTTGCCAAACATACCTCAGTCTGGGTATAATTTGCCCATCATTATCAATGCGGTACCGAGGCATTTATGCCCAATGTGATTTTTGATTGGCAACATGCCAACCCTTACCTTCGTGATCATGCCTCTCTAATCAAAGCCATCATGCAACAGTTAGATCGTAATGCCGCTGCTGGGGGGATGGGCCATAAATTTCGTCGCTATAAGCCATACAAGCCTGATGCAGAAACGGGTGTGTATCAAGATGGGCGCTGGCAACATCTCACCGTGCGCGGCAAGTCTAGCCGTGACTTAGCCTTTTCTATTTTGCGTACGCATTATGGAAAATTTTATGCCCTAGAAAATCATATTAATTCGCCAGGATACAAAAAGCCTAGTGGTGCATTTGGTTATTTTAAACCTATTCAACAGATTATGCGTTTAGCGAATGGAGATTTGCGCTGGAAGAAGGAAGACTATGATGCACTAGATGGCTTAAAAACATTAAAGCCTGAGATGAGTTGTCATCACTATTATAGTGGTTTTTGGGGGGAGGCTCGACGATTAAATAAAATCGGTCGTGCTGATCTTGCGTGCTATGCGCCAAGGCCAGGTGCCATTCCCAAACACTATATTGTTATGAAACGTATGCAGGGACAGGAACTTAATTTTTGGCAGCAGCTTAGTCCTACTTTAAAGCCTGTGCAGCTTGCCGAAGTGATGAAGCAATTGTTACAGGATTTACTTTTACTACACGATAATGGCATTGTGCATTGCGATATTAAACCCAGTAACTGCATGGTTGGATTATCACGCGGTCGCATCACCGCAAATATTATTGATCTAGGCCTGGCGAAAGAGGGTGAAAATGGTTGCCCGATGGTAAGCTCCACCAAGATTGGGGTGCCAAAATATATGGATCCCGATTTTATATCGATGGTGCCAAAAGAGGGGTATGTTCTTCTTGAAAAGAGAATGCGAGGCTGGGCTGTGTATCTAAATAAAGCGTATGTTGGAGAATCATTGCCTTATGATTTCATTACGGATTGTTATGCCTTAGGCAAAGTATTTTATGATTTGATTCAAGCGCATCAAAAAGCTAAGCCCAGACAGTTTGCTACTTTTCAGCCATTGCGTGGCCTTGCCGAATGTATGATGCGCCGTGTGCCTGGTGCTTCCCGTATGACACCAACTCGGGCTCTTGCTGCTTTGGCTGTACTGAAGGATGGGCTTGAAGTGAGGCCAGCTGCATCACGAAGACGACCAGCTGCCCGACGTCTTTAATTATGACGGACACATTGTCACCCCAGCCGAGTTTGTCATCCCGCGCTTGACGCGGGATCTCCGTCTACTGCCGCAGTACTACCAGGAGATGCCGCATCAAGTGCGGCATGACAGGAGCGCCTTCAGCTTCGTGACTTTATGCATAAAAAAGTCACGGTTCCAAACATTTAGGCTGTCTGCATACGCGTGATTCACGAAGCGCTGTACCTCTAGCATGGCTTGTGGCCAGGAAATAGTGGCGATTTTTTCCTCGAGTGCTGTGCAAAGCCAATCTGCTGTTAACTTCACATGCTGATCTTGCCAAGGGCCAGATTGATCTAACGCATGGCCCAGCAGTGAGAGGTTAACCGGTGTCTTCTGATTGATATACCAAACAAAATCAAACCAATCACGACCTTTCAAATAAGGGCGGCAAAGCAGCGCATGGCATTTGCCAGCAAAGTTACTACTGAGATCGTGCGTCACAACGGAAAAATCAATCGGGAAGGAAAGGTACTGTAGCATTTCTTGGCTGCCCGCCGGTGGATTTGTATCGATTTCTAATTTGATGCACAACTTTTTCCTTGCATGATGATGAAAATGTAAGGTGAGTATTTTCCCAATGGAGTTATCTTTCAGAAAACATTTTTTAACGGTTGCATTTGCATTCTGGCGATCAGTAATCTCCGGTGTGATACCGTACAATCTAAAAGATTGTTTGATTTGCTCAAGATAAGGTTCCCATTCAAACTGTTTAGACGGTTGCTTTAAGACAAAATCTAAATCCTCAGAAAACCGGGGTAGATTTGAGAAAATCCGTAATGACGTCCCACCATGAAACTGCGCTTGAGTAAAAAAATCGGTTGTGGATAAGGCATAGAGTGCGATCTCTTGCAGAATTTCTTTCAGTGCATTTTCTTCATCTTCCTGGGTTTTTAAATGATAAGCAGATAACCTGTCGAGTAAAATTTGGTTATTGTCCATGTAACTCCTTTAATAAGGTCAGCAAGAATTTTTTGACAGTTAAGTTTCGATATAAAGGTTGCAATCGCCGAATATCTTCGGCACTGATACTTGTTAAGTGTGATTTTTCGATCCGTAAACTATTTATCAGGAAATCACAGTTTCCATTTTTTACCTTGTGCCAATAGACGTAGTCGACAATTGCACGCAATGGGGTGGTGATATGCATGTAATGCTTATCTTGTTTCAAGATGTCTACACCGGTCATGAACGATAGCACAGTGATGGGTACCTTTCTGTAAGTGAACGTCCCGACAGGGGTGTGAAAAATTTTACTTTTTCCTGTTGCTGTGACACTGGTTGTTTGCACAATGCGTTCTGGAATCCATCCATGAAAGCTGAGTGCGGACTCGGCACTGACAATACTGTGTGGTACAAGCCGGTTGGCTAGGTAATATTGACTGAAGCGTTGCGCTTGGTATTTATCAGCCAGCAGATACATGCCACGCGTGAGTCGGATTAACTCCCCTGCTTTTAACGCTTTGTTGACTAGGGCATATCGCCTTGCAGGAGAGCCGCCAAAGATAAAGGCTAAATCACTATCCCGAATGAGATGGTGTTGAAGACCGTGCTCAATGAGGGATGCAGTGCTTTGTTTCATGGCGCCTCCAATACCTCAAATTATTCCATAAACTTCCCAAAATGGCAAGTTTCTGGAATAATTAAGCTGAATGCAGGGACTTGCAAAATCCATTATGACGTGTGCATAATTTGTGCGCTATTGTCAATGCGGTACCGAGGCACTTATGCCTAATGTAATTTTTGATTGGCAATATGCCAACCCTTATCTTCGTGATCATGCGACTTTAATCAAAGCCATTATGCAACAGTTAGATCCTAATGCGGCGGCAAAGGGTATGGGGCATAAATTTCGTCGTGCTAAACCTTATAAACCGGAAGTTGAAACTGGCTTGCAGATTGATGAAACAATTGCTGCAAGATTTAATTTTACTACATGATAATGGCATTGTGCATTGCGATATTAAACCCAGTAACTGCATGATTCGGGCGCATCAAAAATTTAAAGTGAGACAATCTGCAACTTTGCAGCCGCTGCTTTTTCTTGCAGAATGTATGATGCGCCGTGTGCCGGGTAACTCAAACATGTCTCCAGCGATGGCGCTAAGAGCTTTGAATGTTCTAGAAGAAGAAGTAAATGCGAGAGTGGCTGATATGCGGATCCGTGTTGCTCGCTGTCCAGCAGGTTATCACAACTAACCAGCTTTTCATTCCTTGTCGTGTTTTCAGGAGATTCCGGCTCAAGGCCGGAATGACAAGAACCTTGTCATCCCGCGCTTGACGCGGGATCTCCATCTTGTACCATGCTCCCATCCTCACACAAAAAGACCGGGAGATCCCCATGAAAAAAGCACTCTCAGCATTATTTTCAGGCCTACTATGCTGCTGTTGTCCTGGTGCGCATGCAAAACCTCAAAGTTTGTATCAGGTTTCCACGATTAGCGCGCTGGCGAAGAGGGTGTACGATGGCGATATTGCGTATCGCGAGGTGATGAAGCATGGCAACTTTGGTCTGGGCACCTTTGCTGATCTAGACGGCGAGATGGTTGCACTGGATGGGCATTTTTATCGTGTCGATACAAAAGGTAGGCTTGAACATGTACAACCTCATTTGATTGCGCCATTTGTTGAGGTGACACATTTTCGTCCGATGAAAAAACAAAGCTTAAGCGAAGCGAGATCTTATCAAGCATTGGGTGATGCGCTGCGGCCTTTATTTTCCAATGCTAATATGCCTTACGCGATTCGTATTGATGGCGAGTTTCCATTAATACAACTGCGCAATGTATGCAAGCAAAAGAAACCTTACCCAAGTTTGGTCGAAGTTTCTAAAACCCAAGCGACGTTTGAATTGAAAAATGTGAAGGGGACTTTGGTGGGTTTTTGGTTCCCGCAGTATTGGGCGGGCATTGGTGTGCCGGGTTTTCATTTCCATTTTGTGACGGATAAGCGCGACCTGGGTGGGCATGTGTCAGAGCTCCATTTAAACCATGGGCAACTACAACTAAATATGATAGATAAAATTGATGTGCAATTACCGCATCACGCCACTTTTGCGAACGCTCATTTGTCAGATGAAAAATGCCAAGCTGAGCTCAAGAAAGCGGAGGGTGGGCACCGGGAGCGGTAGCTGGATCCATCGCGTGCTTTGCCATCGCTAGTTCTGTTGTTCCTGTTGTATCCGTTTGGGAAGCGTTAGCAAACAGTGTGGCATAGCAAAGGGTTCGTAGAGTAGGAAGTTTCTCTTCCGTTGTTGGCGTAGGTTTTACATTGGCAAAAGATCCATGTGCCATGCGAGGTTGGTCGTAGACTTCATCATCAAATGCGGCCAGGTCCTTATTGTATTCTTCTGGCGAGCAGGAAGACACAGTGATATTTGAATAGCCTGACTTCTTGAGTACTGCAGCCAGTGCACAATAGTCTTTATATGATTTTATCCAGCGGTAGCCTTGGCGTTCATTCATAAATGCTTTTAGCGTTGCCGTGTTACATGCTAATGCTTCCTTAATGAAATTTTTCCTTACGTCATGCGTATTTAGTTTAGTAAGCTCTATCTTCAACATGTTAATCCATTTAGAAAACACCTTCGCTGCCAGTGTAATGTGACATACCCCTTTGGGTACTAAATAATTAGTCTTGATTTCTGTGAATACGGCATAATCCATCAAATCAAGAAACGGTGCTTCAACGGTATAGCCCGCTTGGCTTAATCGTTCTGCCAACGTGCACCAATCCTCGTAAGATCGCAGGTATCTAAAATTGGAGGGGTATCCTTTTCCATGGCGTAAAATTGGTCGTATATGTAAGCAATCCGCAAGTGCTTCGAAGTTAGCATTTGATATATGCTGAAGTTCATTTTCTCTAAGCCATGCTTTCGCAAGATCTGTTGATAGCGCCATGGTTTCCACCTCGGCAGGAATACGCATTTGCTCTCTTAGCTTGCCTACCGGGGTAGCTTCAACCATCCAAGCAAATTGGAATGGGGTACATAAGTCGTTTGTGCAGGAAAACCCAAGTTCTGCTGATTTAGTCCGTAACAAGGCAAAGACTTCTGTTAATGTGTCGTAAGTAGCGAGCATCCCATCATTGATGAATTCTCTTAGCGTTGGCTGTATCCATTCGAAATCAATGTTGAGTTCGCTTTCTTGTTTGCTGAAATACTGTCTGTTTTCAAGGTGTTTTAGTAATGTGTTAGCCATACAAATGACGTTACCCATCGATCGTAAAAGGGAGTCGATTGTATGCTTGGTAGCCTCATGATCCTTCATAAAATAGAAGTTTTCCGCCGCGGCGTGTACCAATGTACTTGCTATGGAAAGTGGATCGGATGCTAGGGCTGCAATATCCACGGGGTGGCCAAGTTTCTTTAGATGACTCGCCATGGCGAGAATGTCCTCTGGTGCCTTATTCAGCTGCCTCAATACGGCGGGCATTCTAAGCGACGCTAATAAAGCTGTGTTATCTAATACTTGTTTGTCCGTCTTCTCATATGGGCTAGGTGCTTGCGCAATATTTGCTGCGAGCAAAGTGCGTGATAGGTCATCAGGAATTTCAGGCCGAGGTGTTGGGGCCTTGATTTTGTAGAGTTTAGCACGAACCTCTGCATTGTAAGCAAAGTCTAGTTGCGTCATAGCAGACAAGTTGAGGCCTGTTTGGTTGAGTCGTTGGATAAACTGACCGTAAGCCTCATAATTTCTGATGAGGTTGTAGCCAAAATTGCACATGTACTCTAATAATAGTTCATCGGTGATGGGGGTGCTGCTGTTGGCATGTGTTTCCTGAAAGTGTGTGATAGCGAGAGCTGTGCGTTCTTTGAAGGAAATGGGTAGTTGCACTTCCTCATAAAAAGAGTGGCCTATAGCAGGGTTAGTGGCAGTATGACAGATAGCTAATGCCAGCTTAAAAGAGTCGGGCAGTTGAACAGGATGCCCTTGACCTTGTAATGTCTGAACAAAGATTTTCTGATCGTCATGCAATGGGAGTTGAGAAAATCCTTTTTCTCGTTGGAGGTAGGTCATGAGCCCTTCAGAGGTGGCTTTACCATCTCTGGAAACAAATGCGTGTCCACTGGGGTAGACGTTATGATACTTCGTGATGAATGCCTGGAATTGGGTAAGTGCAATTTCTATGCTCATGGTTTTTTCTTTGTTATTTTTGTCAAGGCTGTGGTGGCTTACTAGGGAGATCCATCGCGTGCTTTGCCATCGCTGGAAACAAACGCGTGTCCATTAGGATTGGTACGATGACACGCCGAAATGAATGTCTCGAATCGGCCAAGTGCAGTTTCTATGGTCATGGTTTTTTCTCAGGTATTGCTCGATAAGCGCTAATCTTCCTGAGCGATATGAGCATCATTGGGCTTTAGCCTTGTCCGTGGCCAGCTAGGTATTATTTTGACCGAACTGTACATGGAGTGTGCAGACTTGTCAAGAGGTGTAGATGTCCCGGCTGGCTGTCATCGAAATTGTGAACTATTAGAACCCCGGCCGAGTTTGTCATCCCGCGCTTGACGCGGGATCTCCTGATGCAACTAAGGTGTTAAGCTTCCGCCTTTTCATGCTCCATAACTTCCGTCATTTTAATCGCATGGTAACCACCATCGACGTGCATGACTTCACCGATAACACCAGCTGCTAAATCAGAACATAAGAATGCAGAGACATTACCAACTTGTTCCGTTGTCACGTTCTCCCCCATGAAGAAAACCCTCTCAGCGCTACTATCGAGCTTATTCTGCTACTGGCGTGCCGGGCTTTTACTTCCATTTTGTGACGGATAAGCGCGACATGGGTGGGCATGTGTCAGAGCTCCATTTAAACCATGGGCAATTACAATTAAATATGATAGATAAAATTGATGTGCAATTAGCGCATCACGAGGGCTTTGCAAATCCCCATTTATCCGATGAGCAACTGCAAGCCGAAATTAAAGAAGCGGAGGCTGGGCACCGGTAACCCTATTGTGCTGGGTAACTATTGACCTCTCCACAGCTTTCGTTTAAAATGTGCCCACTATAATTACTAAAGAGCTTAACATGCCATTAGGAACTGCCAAAAACCACATCATTTTCGGTGAAAATGCGGATAAAACACTAGAAACTCATCAAAAACAGCTTGCTGAGGTGATTCAAGCGCTACACAAGATGCCGGATGATCGAAGCTATAAATATTCCCGAAAACATGGCTTGAAAGACAGCTTAGAAGCAAATGGGTTACCTTTTTCAATCATGAAAACAATGATAAATGACAAGGCCCGTTATTTTGCACTTGATAACCATCAAATTGATAAGCAAATGTGTTCACAGAAAGTTGAGCTAGTTGATGGCGTGCGGCCTATTGAAGGTGTGGGGGGAGATGCATACTGTAAACCGATGAGAGAATTGTTTGTGTCTTTTACTGAAGGTGGAGATGTTCAGTTTGAGTGGCAGCCAATTTCTGTGGGAGAGCCAACCATTGGCATGAGGCGAAATAAAGGTACAACTAGTGCTACAGGTTCCCCTGATGAAAGAAGGAGAAAGATTTTAGAAGGTAGACTAAACGGTGAGCTTGAAGCGTTGCAAGCTGCTGAAG
It encodes the following:
- a CDS encoding peptidyl-prolyl cis-trans isomerase; this translates as MDLMLIAISERITGWMTWVIISLLVMAFGLWGIQYYLHRGANKKPVAVVNGSKITQKTFDATYQRLRREQQMQLGKKFVMNDLLEKQLKQQTLKQLVLAELTSQALEKAKFAVSPTQLDYTITQMPLFQENGEFSQARFSNVLNALYYTENGFFAEVRHSLLAHQLENGFEVSAFSLPSEVTQAYQAINQTRQFRTAMIDNTRFFGDIHLTDKTLKAYYQEHLTDFHQPEKVRLDYLKLTVSALSKRIKVSDKEAKAFYEQNNSRYNLPFAKVKSSVKKAVAEQKAQQQFADVADQLANLTYANPDSLEAAATQLHLTEQQTGWLTKQGGKTTLLKNSAVLHAAFGADVLAQGNNSDVINVDPETVVVIRVAQHTAAAPKPFAQVKPEIKHALQGQRALAKAGALAAHVMAALRHGQSAAAVAKQYQLTWRDQQQTSHGDKNTSLLTQAVFALPLPGKQADPAAVTLANGVVVVMLDKVTPASLKPSESGYNAFRDEVAHADGELASKLYLQGLIAQAKLSPATVRDSLG
- the aldC gene encoding alpha-acetolactate decarboxylase — its product is MKKALSALFSGLLCCCCPGAHAKPQSLYQVSTISALAKRVYDGDIAYREVMKHGNFGLGTFADLDGEMVALDGHFYRVDTKGRLEHVQPHLIAPFVEVTHFRPMKKQSLSEARSYQALGDALRPLFSNANMPYAIRIDGEFPLIQLRNVCKQKKPYPSLVEVSKTQATFELKNVKGTLVGFWFPQYWAGIGVPGFHFHFVTDKRDLGGHVSELHLNHGQLQLNMIDKIDVQLPHHATFANAHLSDEKCQAELKKAEGGHRER